A stretch of the Oceanispirochaeta sp. genome encodes the following:
- the yidD gene encoding membrane protein insertion efficiency factor YidD: MISKLIVFVIILYKKVISPWLPRTCRFYPTCSSYALEAILKHGPWKGSYLSIRRILKCHPRNPGGYDPVPNDLES; this comes from the coding sequence ATAATCAGTAAACTTATTGTTTTTGTGATTATCCTCTATAAAAAAGTGATTTCTCCCTGGCTTCCCAGGACCTGCAGGTTTTATCCCACCTGTTCATCCTATGCTCTGGAGGCTATATTGAAGCACGGACCCTGGAAGGGGTCCTATTTGTCTATAAGAAGGATACTTAAATGTCATCCCCGGAATCCCGGTGGATATGATCCGGTACCTAACGA